The following coding sequences are from one Nicotiana tabacum cultivar K326 chromosome 1, ASM71507v2, whole genome shotgun sequence window:
- the LOC107763206 gene encoding non-functional pseudokinase ZED1-like, translating into MHHLRGLKRKLISSSASAEKLKKEQYLKNGGALLEEFIALCDGKCQIPLSYFSATEIERAIKHLENTMEIFNSHIVMASLDNRRVLMRFVPPEHFENLNNICRDIAVTSQMSHLKNVLKLVGCCLELPEPVLVYEYVDAISLENLLFKKCNAKKSVSWERRLRIANEVSSTIVYLHSEFTTPIIHRDIKPSNVIIDQNNSVAKIMNFSYSISLPPGELEVEDVVCGTYWFVDPEYMVSGVVTQKTDVYSFGVLLFQLLTRKKVSMIDGKMKDYEQLPNCVEYNIEECNVMDIVDPTILAEERGIDIQQLLDDYLDLVKRCTLSKGEDRPYMIDVAKELRRIEKCFRVLTQGLH; encoded by the coding sequence ATGCATCACTTAAGGGGACTCAAGAGGAAACTAATATCATCCTCTGCCTCTGCAGAAAAGCTGAAAAAAGAGCAGTATTTAAAGAATGGAGGTGCACTGCTAGAGGAGTTTATTGCTTTATGCGacggaaaatgccaaattcccCTCAGTTACTTCAGTGCCACAGAAATCGAGAGGGCAATAAAACACCTTGAAAATACCATGGAGATCTTCAACAGTCATATAGTTATGGCCTCACTGGATAACCGTCGTGTTTTAATGAGGTTCGTCCCACCAGAACATTTTGAAAATCTCAATAATATATGCCGAGATATAGCAGTTACTTCTCAGATGAGTCATCTCAAGAATGTGCTAAAACTTGTTGGTTGCTGCCTAGAGCTTCCGGAACCAGTTCTTGTGTATGAATATGTTGATGCTATATCTCTTGAAAATTTACTTTTCAAGAAGTGTAATGCTAAAAAATCAGTTTCTTGGGAACGCAGATTGCGTATTGCCAATGAGGTTTCTTCAACAATTGTTTATCTCCATAGTGAATTTACTACGCCAATCATCCATAGAGATATAAAGCCATCGAATGTGATTATAGATCAGAATAACAGTGTTGCCAAAATAATGAACTTCTCATACTCCATATCATTGCCTCCGGGAGAATTGGAAGTAGAAGATGTTGTTTGTGGAACATATTGGTTTGTAGATCCTGAATATATGGTCTCGGGAGTTGTTACTCAAAAGACTGACGTCTACAGCTTCGGAGTTCTTCTCTTCCAGCTATTAACCAGAAAGAAAGTGAGTATGATTGATGGCAAGATGAAAGATTACGAACAATTACCCAACTGTGTCGAATATAATATTGAAGAGTGTAATGTAATGGATATAGTGGATCCTACCATTTTGGCCGAAGAGCGTGGAATTGATATTCAACAACTATTGGATGACTACTTAGATCTTGTTAAGAGATGTACGCTCTCGAAGGGTGAAGATAGACCATACATGATTGATGTTGCAAAGGAATTACGTCGAATTGAGAAGTGTTTTCGTGTCCTCACTCAAGGTCTGCATTAG
- the LOC107763205 gene encoding rsm22-cox11 tandem protein 2, mitochondrial isoform X2 → MPCQIPLYKKFAGIRQAPPEMASIVSETVPKFTAEALKSAAKQSERCHIVPLRLRRAIKKYLREQEEPHMKRKVLRLSESFSQIKEVNLMLPTSTSKELVEDPLKSVECSQRWKIKSAYGDIGLKYREDETVAYVASRMPAVYSALYRVLSEVRRRLPGFSPAKVLDFGAGTGSAFWALREVWPRSLNRINLVEPSQSMQRAGQSLIKGLKNLPLIQSYGSIQALSQDVKKSDRQHDLVIASYVLGEIPSLKDRITVVRQLWELTGDVLVLVEPGTPQGSNIISQMRSHILWMEKRRSRKLEDASGKECKALTTLKNGAYIVAPCPHDGSCPLDNTGKYCHFVQRLQRTTSQRAYKRSKGEPLRGFEDEKFCFIAFRRGQRPRQPWPLDGMKFETLKEQHARRNPEDLEIDYEDQFISSEDEDVQDEDPISYDSDVTETDAITENDDWEEEGEETAHANLGSGWGRIIYNPLRRGKRVEMDICRSMDREGTEGSFDRIVITKSKNPTLHHQARRSVWGDLWPF, encoded by the exons ATGCCATGCCAAATCCCCCTCTATAAG AAATTCGCCGGAATCCGCCAAGCGCCACCAGAAATGGCGTCAATAGTATCAGAAACGGTTCCAAAGTTCACTGCTGAAGCACTCAAATCCGCAGCTAAACAATCTGAACGTTGCCATATTGTTCCTCTCCGCCTTCGTAGAGCTATCAAAAAGTACCTCCGAG AGCAAGAGGAGCCACATATGAAGAGAAAAGTGTTGAGGTTATCAGAATCATTCAGCCAAATAAAGGAAGTGAATTTGATGCTGCCAACCTCCACATCCAAGGAGCTTGTTGAAGATCCTCTGAAGTCTGTTGAATGTTCACAGCGGTGGAAAATTAAAAGCGCCTATGGTGACATTGGCCTCAAGTATAGGGAGGATGAAACAGTGGCCTATGTGGCGTCCCGTATGCCTGCCGTCTACTCTGCTCTTTATAGAGTGCTTAGTGAG GTTCGTAGAAGATTGCCTGGGTTTTCACCAGCTAAGGTGTTGGATTTTGGGGCTGGGACTGGTTCTGCATTTTG GGCACTTAGAGAAGTGTGGCCACGGTCGTTGAATAGAATTAATTTGGTGGAGCCATCACAGTCCATGCAGCGTGCTGGACAGAGCCTTATAAAAG GTCTTAAAAATTTGCCACTCATTCAAAGTTATGGAAGTATTCAAGCACTCTCTCAGGATGTCAAAAAGAGTGACAGACAACATGATCTTGTGATTGCT TCATACGTACTTGGAGAGATTCCATCTCTGAAGGACAGAATCACGGTTGTGCGGCAGCTCTGGGAACTGACAGGAGATGTTCTG GTCTTGGTTGAACCAGGAACACCACAAGGATCTAATATTATATCTCAAATGCGATCTCACATTTTATGGATGGAGAAAAGG AGAAGCCGCAAACTAGAAGATGCATCTGGCAAAGAATGTAAAGCATTGACGACACTAAAGAATGGAGCATATATAGTTGCACCA TGTCCGCATGATGGAAGTTGTCCTTTGGATAACACTGGAAAATATTGTCATTTTGTTCAACGCTTGCAGAGGACAACATCACAACGTGCCTACAAG CGGTCGAAAGGTGAGCCTCTACGTGGCTTTGAAGATGAAAAGTTTTGCTTTATCGCTTTTAGACGAGGACAACGGCCAAGGCAA CCTTGGCCACTGGATGGTATGAAGTTTGAGACTTTGAAGGAGCAGCATGCCAGAAGAAATCCAGAGGATTTAGAGATTGACTATG AGGACCAGTTCATCTCATCAGAAGATGAGGATGTTCAAGATGAAGATCCAATCTCCTATGATTCCGATGTTACAGAAACAGACGCCATTACTGAAAATGATGATTGGGAGGAAGAAGGCGAAGAAACAGCCCATGCTAATCTTGGTAGTGGTTGGGGAAGAATCATATACAATCCTCTAAGAAGGGGCAAGCGGGTTGAGATGGATATTTGTCGATCAATGGATCGAGAAGGCACTGAAGGCTCGTTTGACCGAATTGTTATTACAAAGAGCAAAAACCCAACATTGCATCATCAGGCTCGAAGATCAGTCTGGGGTGACTTATGGCCCTTTTAG
- the LOC107763205 gene encoding rsm22-cox11 tandem protein 2, mitochondrial isoform X3 encodes MPCQIPLYKKFAGIRQAPPEMASIVSETVPKFTAEALKSAAKQSERCHIVPLRLRRAIKKYLREQEEPHMKRKVLRLSESFSQIKEVNLMLPTSTSKELVEDPLKSVECSQRWKIKSAYGDIGLKYREDETVAYVASRMPAVYSALYRVLSEVRRRLPGFSPAKVLDFGAGTGSAFWALREVWPRSLNRINLVEPSQSMQRAGQSLIKGLKNLPLIQSYGSIQALSQDVKKSDRQHDLVIASYVLGEIPSLKDRITVVRQLWELTGDVLVLVEPGTPQGSNIISQMRSHILWMEKRRSRKLEDASGKECKALTTLKNGAYIVAPCPHDGSCPLDNTGKYCHFVQRLQRTTSQRAYKRSKGEPLRGFEDEKFCFIAFRRGQRPREPWPLDGMKFETLKEQHARRNPEDLEIDYEDQFISSEDEDVQDEDPISYDSDVTETDAITENDDWEEEGEETAHANLGSGWGRIIYNPLRRGKRVEMDICRSMDREGTEGSFDRIVITKSKNPTLHHQARRSVWGDLWPF; translated from the exons ATGCCATGCCAAATCCCCCTCTATAAG AAATTCGCCGGAATCCGCCAAGCGCCACCAGAAATGGCGTCAATAGTATCAGAAACGGTTCCAAAGTTCACTGCTGAAGCACTCAAATCCGCAGCTAAACAATCTGAACGTTGCCATATTGTTCCTCTCCGCCTTCGTAGAGCTATCAAAAAGTACCTCCGAG AGCAAGAGGAGCCACATATGAAGAGAAAAGTGTTGAGGTTATCAGAATCATTCAGCCAAATAAAGGAAGTGAATTTGATGCTGCCAACCTCCACATCCAAGGAGCTTGTTGAAGATCCTCTGAAGTCTGTTGAATGTTCACAGCGGTGGAAAATTAAAAGCGCCTATGGTGACATTGGCCTCAAGTATAGGGAGGATGAAACAGTGGCCTATGTGGCGTCCCGTATGCCTGCCGTCTACTCTGCTCTTTATAGAGTGCTTAGTGAG GTTCGTAGAAGATTGCCTGGGTTTTCACCAGCTAAGGTGTTGGATTTTGGGGCTGGGACTGGTTCTGCATTTTG GGCACTTAGAGAAGTGTGGCCACGGTCGTTGAATAGAATTAATTTGGTGGAGCCATCACAGTCCATGCAGCGTGCTGGACAGAGCCTTATAAAAG GTCTTAAAAATTTGCCACTCATTCAAAGTTATGGAAGTATTCAAGCACTCTCTCAGGATGTCAAAAAGAGTGACAGACAACATGATCTTGTGATTGCT TCATACGTACTTGGAGAGATTCCATCTCTGAAGGACAGAATCACGGTTGTGCGGCAGCTCTGGGAACTGACAGGAGATGTTCTG GTCTTGGTTGAACCAGGAACACCACAAGGATCTAATATTATATCTCAAATGCGATCTCACATTTTATGGATGGAGAAAAGG AGAAGCCGCAAACTAGAAGATGCATCTGGCAAAGAATGTAAAGCATTGACGACACTAAAGAATGGAGCATATATAGTTGCACCA TGTCCGCATGATGGAAGTTGTCCTTTGGATAACACTGGAAAATATTGTCATTTTGTTCAACGCTTGCAGAGGACAACATCACAACGTGCCTACAAG CGGTCGAAAGGTGAGCCTCTACGTGGCTTTGAAGATGAAAAGTTTTGCTTTATCGCTTTTAGACGAGGACAACGGCCAAG GGAGCCTTGGCCACTGGATGGTATGAAGTTTGAGACTTTGAAGGAGCAGCATGCCAGAAGAAATCCAGAGGATTTAGAGATTGACTATG AGGACCAGTTCATCTCATCAGAAGATGAGGATGTTCAAGATGAAGATCCAATCTCCTATGATTCCGATGTTACAGAAACAGACGCCATTACTGAAAATGATGATTGGGAGGAAGAAGGCGAAGAAACAGCCCATGCTAATCTTGGTAGTGGTTGGGGAAGAATCATATACAATCCTCTAAGAAGGGGCAAGCGGGTTGAGATGGATATTTGTCGATCAATGGATCGAGAAGGCACTGAAGGCTCGTTTGACCGAATTGTTATTACAAAGAGCAAAAACCCAACATTGCATCATCAGGCTCGAAGATCAGTCTGGGGTGACTTATGGCCCTTTTAG
- the LOC107763205 gene encoding rsm22-cox11 tandem protein 2, mitochondrial isoform X1, which produces MQQLHPTANKFAGIRQAPPEMASIVSETVPKFTAEALKSAAKQSERCHIVPLRLRRAIKKYLREQEEPHMKRKVLRLSESFSQIKEVNLMLPTSTSKELVEDPLKSVECSQRWKIKSAYGDIGLKYREDETVAYVASRMPAVYSALYRVLSEVRRRLPGFSPAKVLDFGAGTGSAFWALREVWPRSLNRINLVEPSQSMQRAGQSLIKGLKNLPLIQSYGSIQALSQDVKKSDRQHDLVIASYVLGEIPSLKDRITVVRQLWELTGDVLVLVEPGTPQGSNIISQMRSHILWMEKRRSRKLEDASGKECKALTTLKNGAYIVAPCPHDGSCPLDNTGKYCHFVQRLQRTTSQRAYKRSKGEPLRGFEDEKFCFIAFRRGQRPRQPWPLDGMKFETLKEQHARRNPEDLEIDYEDQFISSEDEDVQDEDPISYDSDVTETDAITENDDWEEEGEETAHANLGSGWGRIIYNPLRRGKRVEMDICRSMDREGTEGSFDRIVITKSKNPTLHHQARRSVWGDLWPF; this is translated from the exons ATGCAACAACTTCATCCTACTGCAAAT AAATTCGCCGGAATCCGCCAAGCGCCACCAGAAATGGCGTCAATAGTATCAGAAACGGTTCCAAAGTTCACTGCTGAAGCACTCAAATCCGCAGCTAAACAATCTGAACGTTGCCATATTGTTCCTCTCCGCCTTCGTAGAGCTATCAAAAAGTACCTCCGAG AGCAAGAGGAGCCACATATGAAGAGAAAAGTGTTGAGGTTATCAGAATCATTCAGCCAAATAAAGGAAGTGAATTTGATGCTGCCAACCTCCACATCCAAGGAGCTTGTTGAAGATCCTCTGAAGTCTGTTGAATGTTCACAGCGGTGGAAAATTAAAAGCGCCTATGGTGACATTGGCCTCAAGTATAGGGAGGATGAAACAGTGGCCTATGTGGCGTCCCGTATGCCTGCCGTCTACTCTGCTCTTTATAGAGTGCTTAGTGAG GTTCGTAGAAGATTGCCTGGGTTTTCACCAGCTAAGGTGTTGGATTTTGGGGCTGGGACTGGTTCTGCATTTTG GGCACTTAGAGAAGTGTGGCCACGGTCGTTGAATAGAATTAATTTGGTGGAGCCATCACAGTCCATGCAGCGTGCTGGACAGAGCCTTATAAAAG GTCTTAAAAATTTGCCACTCATTCAAAGTTATGGAAGTATTCAAGCACTCTCTCAGGATGTCAAAAAGAGTGACAGACAACATGATCTTGTGATTGCT TCATACGTACTTGGAGAGATTCCATCTCTGAAGGACAGAATCACGGTTGTGCGGCAGCTCTGGGAACTGACAGGAGATGTTCTG GTCTTGGTTGAACCAGGAACACCACAAGGATCTAATATTATATCTCAAATGCGATCTCACATTTTATGGATGGAGAAAAGG AGAAGCCGCAAACTAGAAGATGCATCTGGCAAAGAATGTAAAGCATTGACGACACTAAAGAATGGAGCATATATAGTTGCACCA TGTCCGCATGATGGAAGTTGTCCTTTGGATAACACTGGAAAATATTGTCATTTTGTTCAACGCTTGCAGAGGACAACATCACAACGTGCCTACAAG CGGTCGAAAGGTGAGCCTCTACGTGGCTTTGAAGATGAAAAGTTTTGCTTTATCGCTTTTAGACGAGGACAACGGCCAAGGCAA CCTTGGCCACTGGATGGTATGAAGTTTGAGACTTTGAAGGAGCAGCATGCCAGAAGAAATCCAGAGGATTTAGAGATTGACTATG AGGACCAGTTCATCTCATCAGAAGATGAGGATGTTCAAGATGAAGATCCAATCTCCTATGATTCCGATGTTACAGAAACAGACGCCATTACTGAAAATGATGATTGGGAGGAAGAAGGCGAAGAAACAGCCCATGCTAATCTTGGTAGTGGTTGGGGAAGAATCATATACAATCCTCTAAGAAGGGGCAAGCGGGTTGAGATGGATATTTGTCGATCAATGGATCGAGAAGGCACTGAAGGCTCGTTTGACCGAATTGTTATTACAAAGAGCAAAAACCCAACATTGCATCATCAGGCTCGAAGATCAGTCTGGGGTGACTTATGGCCCTTTTAG
- the LOC107763205 gene encoding rsm22-cox11 tandem protein 2, mitochondrial isoform X4, translating into MQQLHPTANKFAGIRQAPPEMASIVSETVPKFTAEALKSAAKQSERCHIVPLRLRRAIKKYLREQEEPHMKRKVLRLSESFSQIKEVNLMLPTSTSKELVEDPLKSVECSQRWKIKSAYGDIGLKYREDETVAYVASRMPAVYSALYRVLSEVRRRLPGFSPAKVLDFGAGTGSAFWALREVWPRSLNRINLVEPSQSMQRAGQSLIKGLKNLPLIQSYGSIQALSQDVKKSDRQHDLVIASYVLGEIPSLKDRITVVRQLWELTGDVLVLVEPGTPQGSNIISQMRSHILWMEKRRSRKLEDASGKECKALTTLKNGAYIVAPCPHDGSCPLDNTGKYCHFVQRLQRTTSQRAYKRSKGEPLRGFEDEKFCFIAFRRGQRPREPWPLDGMKFETLKEQHARRNPEDLEIDYEDQFISSEDEDVQDEDPISYDSDVTETDAITENDDWEEEGEETAHANLGSGWGRIIYNPLRRGKRVEMDICRSMDREGTEGSFDRIVITKSKNPTLHHQARRSVWGDLWPF; encoded by the exons ATGCAACAACTTCATCCTACTGCAAAT AAATTCGCCGGAATCCGCCAAGCGCCACCAGAAATGGCGTCAATAGTATCAGAAACGGTTCCAAAGTTCACTGCTGAAGCACTCAAATCCGCAGCTAAACAATCTGAACGTTGCCATATTGTTCCTCTCCGCCTTCGTAGAGCTATCAAAAAGTACCTCCGAG AGCAAGAGGAGCCACATATGAAGAGAAAAGTGTTGAGGTTATCAGAATCATTCAGCCAAATAAAGGAAGTGAATTTGATGCTGCCAACCTCCACATCCAAGGAGCTTGTTGAAGATCCTCTGAAGTCTGTTGAATGTTCACAGCGGTGGAAAATTAAAAGCGCCTATGGTGACATTGGCCTCAAGTATAGGGAGGATGAAACAGTGGCCTATGTGGCGTCCCGTATGCCTGCCGTCTACTCTGCTCTTTATAGAGTGCTTAGTGAG GTTCGTAGAAGATTGCCTGGGTTTTCACCAGCTAAGGTGTTGGATTTTGGGGCTGGGACTGGTTCTGCATTTTG GGCACTTAGAGAAGTGTGGCCACGGTCGTTGAATAGAATTAATTTGGTGGAGCCATCACAGTCCATGCAGCGTGCTGGACAGAGCCTTATAAAAG GTCTTAAAAATTTGCCACTCATTCAAAGTTATGGAAGTATTCAAGCACTCTCTCAGGATGTCAAAAAGAGTGACAGACAACATGATCTTGTGATTGCT TCATACGTACTTGGAGAGATTCCATCTCTGAAGGACAGAATCACGGTTGTGCGGCAGCTCTGGGAACTGACAGGAGATGTTCTG GTCTTGGTTGAACCAGGAACACCACAAGGATCTAATATTATATCTCAAATGCGATCTCACATTTTATGGATGGAGAAAAGG AGAAGCCGCAAACTAGAAGATGCATCTGGCAAAGAATGTAAAGCATTGACGACACTAAAGAATGGAGCATATATAGTTGCACCA TGTCCGCATGATGGAAGTTGTCCTTTGGATAACACTGGAAAATATTGTCATTTTGTTCAACGCTTGCAGAGGACAACATCACAACGTGCCTACAAG CGGTCGAAAGGTGAGCCTCTACGTGGCTTTGAAGATGAAAAGTTTTGCTTTATCGCTTTTAGACGAGGACAACGGCCAAG GGAGCCTTGGCCACTGGATGGTATGAAGTTTGAGACTTTGAAGGAGCAGCATGCCAGAAGAAATCCAGAGGATTTAGAGATTGACTATG AGGACCAGTTCATCTCATCAGAAGATGAGGATGTTCAAGATGAAGATCCAATCTCCTATGATTCCGATGTTACAGAAACAGACGCCATTACTGAAAATGATGATTGGGAGGAAGAAGGCGAAGAAACAGCCCATGCTAATCTTGGTAGTGGTTGGGGAAGAATCATATACAATCCTCTAAGAAGGGGCAAGCGGGTTGAGATGGATATTTGTCGATCAATGGATCGAGAAGGCACTGAAGGCTCGTTTGACCGAATTGTTATTACAAAGAGCAAAAACCCAACATTGCATCATCAGGCTCGAAGATCAGTCTGGGGTGACTTATGGCCCTTTTAG
- the LOC107763205 gene encoding rsm22-cox11 tandem protein 2, mitochondrial isoform X5 has product MASIVSETVPKFTAEALKSAAKQSERCHIVPLRLRRAIKKYLREQEEPHMKRKVLRLSESFSQIKEVNLMLPTSTSKELVEDPLKSVECSQRWKIKSAYGDIGLKYREDETVAYVASRMPAVYSALYRVLSEVRRRLPGFSPAKVLDFGAGTGSAFWALREVWPRSLNRINLVEPSQSMQRAGQSLIKGLKNLPLIQSYGSIQALSQDVKKSDRQHDLVIASYVLGEIPSLKDRITVVRQLWELTGDVLVLVEPGTPQGSNIISQMRSHILWMEKRRSRKLEDASGKECKALTTLKNGAYIVAPCPHDGSCPLDNTGKYCHFVQRLQRTTSQRAYKRSKGEPLRGFEDEKFCFIAFRRGQRPRQPWPLDGMKFETLKEQHARRNPEDLEIDYEDQFISSEDEDVQDEDPISYDSDVTETDAITENDDWEEEGEETAHANLGSGWGRIIYNPLRRGKRVEMDICRSMDREGTEGSFDRIVITKSKNPTLHHQARRSVWGDLWPF; this is encoded by the exons ATGGCGTCAATAGTATCAGAAACGGTTCCAAAGTTCACTGCTGAAGCACTCAAATCCGCAGCTAAACAATCTGAACGTTGCCATATTGTTCCTCTCCGCCTTCGTAGAGCTATCAAAAAGTACCTCCGAG AGCAAGAGGAGCCACATATGAAGAGAAAAGTGTTGAGGTTATCAGAATCATTCAGCCAAATAAAGGAAGTGAATTTGATGCTGCCAACCTCCACATCCAAGGAGCTTGTTGAAGATCCTCTGAAGTCTGTTGAATGTTCACAGCGGTGGAAAATTAAAAGCGCCTATGGTGACATTGGCCTCAAGTATAGGGAGGATGAAACAGTGGCCTATGTGGCGTCCCGTATGCCTGCCGTCTACTCTGCTCTTTATAGAGTGCTTAGTGAG GTTCGTAGAAGATTGCCTGGGTTTTCACCAGCTAAGGTGTTGGATTTTGGGGCTGGGACTGGTTCTGCATTTTG GGCACTTAGAGAAGTGTGGCCACGGTCGTTGAATAGAATTAATTTGGTGGAGCCATCACAGTCCATGCAGCGTGCTGGACAGAGCCTTATAAAAG GTCTTAAAAATTTGCCACTCATTCAAAGTTATGGAAGTATTCAAGCACTCTCTCAGGATGTCAAAAAGAGTGACAGACAACATGATCTTGTGATTGCT TCATACGTACTTGGAGAGATTCCATCTCTGAAGGACAGAATCACGGTTGTGCGGCAGCTCTGGGAACTGACAGGAGATGTTCTG GTCTTGGTTGAACCAGGAACACCACAAGGATCTAATATTATATCTCAAATGCGATCTCACATTTTATGGATGGAGAAAAGG AGAAGCCGCAAACTAGAAGATGCATCTGGCAAAGAATGTAAAGCATTGACGACACTAAAGAATGGAGCATATATAGTTGCACCA TGTCCGCATGATGGAAGTTGTCCTTTGGATAACACTGGAAAATATTGTCATTTTGTTCAACGCTTGCAGAGGACAACATCACAACGTGCCTACAAG CGGTCGAAAGGTGAGCCTCTACGTGGCTTTGAAGATGAAAAGTTTTGCTTTATCGCTTTTAGACGAGGACAACGGCCAAGGCAA CCTTGGCCACTGGATGGTATGAAGTTTGAGACTTTGAAGGAGCAGCATGCCAGAAGAAATCCAGAGGATTTAGAGATTGACTATG AGGACCAGTTCATCTCATCAGAAGATGAGGATGTTCAAGATGAAGATCCAATCTCCTATGATTCCGATGTTACAGAAACAGACGCCATTACTGAAAATGATGATTGGGAGGAAGAAGGCGAAGAAACAGCCCATGCTAATCTTGGTAGTGGTTGGGGAAGAATCATATACAATCCTCTAAGAAGGGGCAAGCGGGTTGAGATGGATATTTGTCGATCAATGGATCGAGAAGGCACTGAAGGCTCGTTTGACCGAATTGTTATTACAAAGAGCAAAAACCCAACATTGCATCATCAGGCTCGAAGATCAGTCTGGGGTGACTTATGGCCCTTTTAG
- the LOC107763205 gene encoding rsm22-cox11 tandem protein 2, mitochondrial isoform X6 produces MASIVSETVPKFTAEALKSAAKQSERCHIVPLRLRRAIKKYLREQEEPHMKRKVLRLSESFSQIKEVNLMLPTSTSKELVEDPLKSVECSQRWKIKSAYGDIGLKYREDETVAYVASRMPAVYSALYRVLSEVRRRLPGFSPAKVLDFGAGTGSAFWALREVWPRSLNRINLVEPSQSMQRAGQSLIKGLKNLPLIQSYGSIQALSQDVKKSDRQHDLVIASYVLGEIPSLKDRITVVRQLWELTGDVLVLVEPGTPQGSNIISQMRSHILWMEKRRSRKLEDASGKECKALTTLKNGAYIVAPCPHDGSCPLDNTGKYCHFVQRLQRTTSQRAYKRSKGEPLRGFEDEKFCFIAFRRGQRPREPWPLDGMKFETLKEQHARRNPEDLEIDYEDQFISSEDEDVQDEDPISYDSDVTETDAITENDDWEEEGEETAHANLGSGWGRIIYNPLRRGKRVEMDICRSMDREGTEGSFDRIVITKSKNPTLHHQARRSVWGDLWPF; encoded by the exons ATGGCGTCAATAGTATCAGAAACGGTTCCAAAGTTCACTGCTGAAGCACTCAAATCCGCAGCTAAACAATCTGAACGTTGCCATATTGTTCCTCTCCGCCTTCGTAGAGCTATCAAAAAGTACCTCCGAG AGCAAGAGGAGCCACATATGAAGAGAAAAGTGTTGAGGTTATCAGAATCATTCAGCCAAATAAAGGAAGTGAATTTGATGCTGCCAACCTCCACATCCAAGGAGCTTGTTGAAGATCCTCTGAAGTCTGTTGAATGTTCACAGCGGTGGAAAATTAAAAGCGCCTATGGTGACATTGGCCTCAAGTATAGGGAGGATGAAACAGTGGCCTATGTGGCGTCCCGTATGCCTGCCGTCTACTCTGCTCTTTATAGAGTGCTTAGTGAG GTTCGTAGAAGATTGCCTGGGTTTTCACCAGCTAAGGTGTTGGATTTTGGGGCTGGGACTGGTTCTGCATTTTG GGCACTTAGAGAAGTGTGGCCACGGTCGTTGAATAGAATTAATTTGGTGGAGCCATCACAGTCCATGCAGCGTGCTGGACAGAGCCTTATAAAAG GTCTTAAAAATTTGCCACTCATTCAAAGTTATGGAAGTATTCAAGCACTCTCTCAGGATGTCAAAAAGAGTGACAGACAACATGATCTTGTGATTGCT TCATACGTACTTGGAGAGATTCCATCTCTGAAGGACAGAATCACGGTTGTGCGGCAGCTCTGGGAACTGACAGGAGATGTTCTG GTCTTGGTTGAACCAGGAACACCACAAGGATCTAATATTATATCTCAAATGCGATCTCACATTTTATGGATGGAGAAAAGG AGAAGCCGCAAACTAGAAGATGCATCTGGCAAAGAATGTAAAGCATTGACGACACTAAAGAATGGAGCATATATAGTTGCACCA TGTCCGCATGATGGAAGTTGTCCTTTGGATAACACTGGAAAATATTGTCATTTTGTTCAACGCTTGCAGAGGACAACATCACAACGTGCCTACAAG CGGTCGAAAGGTGAGCCTCTACGTGGCTTTGAAGATGAAAAGTTTTGCTTTATCGCTTTTAGACGAGGACAACGGCCAAG GGAGCCTTGGCCACTGGATGGTATGAAGTTTGAGACTTTGAAGGAGCAGCATGCCAGAAGAAATCCAGAGGATTTAGAGATTGACTATG AGGACCAGTTCATCTCATCAGAAGATGAGGATGTTCAAGATGAAGATCCAATCTCCTATGATTCCGATGTTACAGAAACAGACGCCATTACTGAAAATGATGATTGGGAGGAAGAAGGCGAAGAAACAGCCCATGCTAATCTTGGTAGTGGTTGGGGAAGAATCATATACAATCCTCTAAGAAGGGGCAAGCGGGTTGAGATGGATATTTGTCGATCAATGGATCGAGAAGGCACTGAAGGCTCGTTTGACCGAATTGTTATTACAAAGAGCAAAAACCCAACATTGCATCATCAGGCTCGAAGATCAGTCTGGGGTGACTTATGGCCCTTTTAG